The nucleotide window TGGTCTTCTTCAAGGACCCTGCCCCTTCCCGCAGGAAAGCCTTTTCTCTCGGAAAACCCCGGGTTCTTTCCAGCCTCGGAGCTTGACAGGCTCATTCCTTCTTCCGGAAAACCTTCAGCGCTCGAGATCGCCGTGGAAGGACCGGGCAACAGGCAAAAAGCGGCTGAGCTTATTGACATGATCGCCGCGGCGCGCGCTAAAAATCTTGAAAATAAAAGAAGCGTCTATTTCTATATCGGACACACCGTCAACCAGTTTTTCCCCGAAGAGGCTGAAAAGGTGATATGGCTTCTCAATCTTGCCGGAGTCGATGTTCATGTTCCAAAGGACCAGATCTGCTGTGGAGCGCCATATTTCTACTCCGGTGATATCGAAAGCTCGAGGAGGGTCGCCAAAGATGTCATCGCCGGGTTTTCCGGATATTCGTACGACTGGATCGTGACGACATGTTCGTCCGGTGGAATGATGCTGAAAGCGGAATACCCGAGGCTGTTCGATATCAACTCCGATGGATTCTTCAAGATCGACTGGGACAGCGAGCCGGATATCTTCACAAGAAGAAAAGATGACGGCTCTCAGAAAGACCGGTTCGAGGATACAGTCCGTCTCTACAGGGAAAATATCGAGGGAAAAGTCAGGGATATAAATGAACTGATCGCAGAGATGCTCGGACTGAAACGGGAGGATGGAGGATTCAACCTTCTTTTCGCTCGTGAGAGAGCAAAAGAGAGCGCGCGTGGCAGCGGTGATCCCGGAGCCGAAAAGGAAGACGGCGATCTTCCCGTGGTGACGTATCATCATCCCTGCCACCTCAACAGGGGGCAGGGGATAAACTGGCAGCCGGAGGCGATCCTGGGGCTTCTCTACAGGTACAGGTA belongs to Candidatus Krumholzibacteriota bacterium and includes:
- a CDS encoding (Fe-S)-binding protein, with product MSDSDQKTDVTLDLLRCNRCGKCVSVCPVYDVYNEEWASARGKVELAEAFFRGDQLDEREFQKVFDLCLHCMTCQENCPSGMRANEVVMAVRAEMAGRGLIPAFKKVALRMIESMDSIVFRAMRMLGLARKAPLHGSGGRGPLSFLYPLIGWSSSRTLPLPAGKPFLSENPGFFPASELDRLIPSSGKPSALEIAVEGPGNRQKAAELIDMIAAARAKNLENKRSVYFYIGHTVNQFFPEEAEKVIWLLNLAGVDVHVPKDQICCGAPYFYSGDIESSRRVAKDVIAGFSGYSYDWIVTTCSSGGMMLKAEYPRLFDINSDGFFKIDWDSEPDIFTRRKDDGSQKDRFEDTVRLYRENIEGKVRDINELIAEMLGLKREDGGFNLLFARERAKESARGSGDPGAEKEDGDLPVVTYHHPCHLNRGQGINWQPEAILGLLYRYRYEKMPDAERCCGGGGTFTFAHAEASGKISSLKADSIEAVDPGMVATSCPLCRIQLTDAIKRRFVIEAKERGEVERSIPVTSPAELLAEDLRSLLER